The following proteins come from a genomic window of Callospermophilus lateralis isolate mCalLat2 unplaced genomic scaffold, mCalLat2.hap1 Scaffold_82, whole genome shotgun sequence:
- the LOC143386514 gene encoding transport and Golgi organization protein 1 homolog produces MQPPHEDDFPKENTNHLNRNLHEEPRLLSHHLNMNHPEEPSLLSQPVTEDMGVLEVSQIPNTEKVDPELLITEGTPVDDADTENQVEEIKVEEPADATLLDNMLSLLYSFLLYFTKMLFTPLPDEYQPGPDFYGLPWEPVVFTVFFGLVSFVIFFWRTVLVVKDRVYQVTEQQISQKIINFMKENEELIEKVSKYEEKMKESKKQVQETMKQNMILSDEATKYKDKIKLLEKAKEFLDERAKSLHVMLESEREQKAKNHDLIMENKKSIEKLKDVISVNTSELSELQILLNEAKLREEKVKLKCCQLQKENTMLKKTKEQLQQEVKDWSTSQAELSEQIKSFEKSQEDLLVAHNPKDDTINALTNYITQLNRLQCESESEDQNREDESGELTNGEVAGDRNEKIKDQIKQMMDLSRTQTTISVVEEDLKLLQPKLRASMSTKCNLEDQIKKLEGDCNSLQSSKVVLEEECKTLRQKVEILKELYQKDVMALQKKLIQEECERLEKEQQLSAADEKVVSAVQEVKNYKRRIEEMEEELQKTKCSFKNQIAMHEKKAHDNWLKARSAERAIAEGKREAANLRQKLLEMTQKMAMRQDEPVIVKPMPGRPNLQNPPQRGPLSRNGSFGPCPLSGGECSPPLTAEPAGRPPSATLNQRDMPRNGFDPGCGPAHMNSSSRSSSPAKVTDEGKVNMAMKGPPPFSGVPFMGPPMGPPMGRPPPPPFWYGPPFQLGGPFGPRPIPAPFGPGMHPPIGFREYAPGVPPGQRDLPFDPRDFFPGPAPFRPLGSFGPREYFIPGAPLPPPTHGPQDYGPPPAAKDLMSSGFKDEPPPTPDSQSSEGCSQALKQGP; encoded by the exons ATGCAGCCACCCCATGAAGATGATTTTCCTAAAGAGAACACAAATCATCTTAATAGAAATCTTCATGAAGAGCCTCGCCTCCTGAGTCATCATTTAAATATGAACCATCCTGAAGAGCCCAGCCTCTTGAGTCAACCTGTGACTGAGGACATGGGTGTCTTAGAAGTGTCTCAGATCCCAAATACTGAGAAAGTAGACCCAG AGCTACTTATAACAGAAGGTACTCCTGTTGATGATGCTGATACAGAAAACCAAGTAGAGGAGATAAAGGTGGAAGAGCCAGCAGATGCCACCCTTTTGGACAACATGCTTTCCTTGTTATATTCATTCTTGCTTTATTTCACTAAGATG CTGTTTACTCCATTGCCTGATGAGTATCAACCTGGACCTGATTTTTATGGACTACCATGGGagcctgtagttttcactgttttctttggattggtatcctttgtcattttcttttggagAACTGTTCTTGTT gtaaaagatagagtatatcaag TCACTGAACAGCAAATTTCCCAAAAGATAATCAATTtcatgaaagaaaatgaagaactgATAGAGAAAGTTTCAAAGTATGAAGAGaag ATGAAGGAATCAAAGAAACAGGTCCAAGAAACCATGAAACAAAATATGATTCTTTCTGATGAAGCAACTAAATATAAG gataaAATAAAGCTTCTTGAAAAAGCTAAAGAATTTCTGGATGAGAGAGCTAAAAGTCTTCATGTTATGTTAGAATCTGAAAGAGAACAGAAAGCTAAGAATCACGACTTG ataatggaaaataagaaatctatagagaagcttaaagatgtcatttcagtgaatacttctgaactttcagag CTTCAAATTCTCCTTAATGAAGCTAAGCTTCGTGAAGAGAAGGTGAAGTTGAAATGCTGTcagcttcagaaagaaaataccatGCTTAAGAAGACGAAAGAGCAG TTGCAGCAGGAAGTCAAAGACTGGAGTACATCACAAGCTGAGCTCAGTGAACAAATCAAATCATTTGAGAAGTCCCAGGAAGATTTACTTGTAGCTCATAATCCCAAAGATGATACTATTAAT gcTTTGACTAATTATATCACACAGTTGAATCGGTTACAATGTGAATCTGAATCTGAGGATCAAAATAGAGAAGATGAGTCAGGTGAATTAACCAATGGAGAGGTAGCAG gtgatcGGAATGAGAAGATCAAAGATCAAATTAAGCAGATGATGGATCTCTCTCGG ACACAAACTACAATATCAGTAGTTGAAGAGGATCTAAAACTTTTACAACCTAAGCTAAGAGCCTCGATGTCCACAAAATGTAATCTAGAAG accaaataaagaaattagaaggtGACTGCAATTCACTACAGTCTTCTAAAGTTGTACTGGAAGAGGAATGCAAAACTCTAAGGCAGAAAGTGGAGATTTTAAAAGAACTCTACCAGAAAGATGTGATGGCACTACAAAA gaaactgattcaagaagaatgtgagagactagaaaaagagcagcagctgtcagctgcagatgaaaaggtggtttccgctgtacaggaagttaaaaattacaa gcggagaattgaagagatggaagaagaatTACAGAAAACCAAGTGCTCATTTAAAAACCAG ATTGCTATGCATGAGAAGAAAGCTCATGATAATTGG ctcaaagctcgttctgcagaaagagctatagctgaagggaaaagggaagctgctaatttgagacagaa actactggaaatgacccaaaagatggcaatgcggcaagatgaacctgtgattgtaaaaccaatgccggggagaccaaatttacaaaatcctcctcagagag GTCCACTGAGCCGTAATGGCTCTTTTGGTCCATGCCCCTTGAGTGGTGGAGAATGTTCCCCTCCACTGACAGCAGAGCCAGCTGGGAGACCTCCTTCTGCTACTCTTAATCAAAGAGATATGCCTAGAAATGGATTTG ACCCAGGATGTGGTCCAGCTCACATGAACAGCAGCTCCAGAAGTTCTTCTCCAGCTAAGGTGACGGATGAGGGCAAG GTTAATATGGCTATGAAAGGGCCCCCTCCTTTCTCAGGGGTACCCTTCATGGGCCCCCCTATGGGACCCCCGATGGGACGGCCTCCACCACCTCCCTTTTGGTATGGACCACCATTTCAGCTCGGTGGGCCTTTTGGGCCTCGGCCAATTCCTGCACCATTTG gtcCTGGTATGCATCcaccaataggcttcagagaatatgcaccaggtgttccacctggacaacgggatttgccttttgaccctcgtgatttttttccaggacctgcaccatttagacctttaggctcatttggcccaagagagtacttcattcctggtgccccattaccacctccaactcatggtccccaagactatgggccaccacctgctgcaaaagacttaatgtcttcaggctttaaagatgaacctccacctacacccgattctcagagtagtgagggctgttcacaggccttaaaacagggcccataa